One Benincasa hispida cultivar B227 chromosome 5, ASM972705v1, whole genome shotgun sequence genomic window carries:
- the LOC120077669 gene encoding gamma-glutamyl peptidase 5-like, which yields MVEKRFALLLCAEDSDYVKKKYGGYFGVFLRMLGEEGEIWDSYRVAAGHFPDDADIGIYDGFVVTGSCSDAHSNDPWICQLLLLLKKLNALKKKVLGICFGHQVLCRALGGKTGRAHSGWDIGITTIHVSQSTKAFSSLKIPSTLSVIECHRDEVRELPSKAEVIGWSEKTGIEMFKYGDHMMGIQGHPEYTMDILLHLIDRLVQHNLIMETYGKELKVKVEKGEPNREA from the exons ATGGTGGAAAAGCGATTTGCCTTGCTGCTATGTGCAGAGGATTCAGACTACGTCAAAAAGAAATACGGAGGGTATTTTGGGGTTTTCCTCAGAATGTTGGGCGAAGAAGGCGAAATTTGGGACTCTTATAGAGTCGCCGCCGGTCACTTCCCCGACGACGCCGATATCGGAATCTACGACGGGTTCGTCGTCACCGGTAGTTGCAGCGACGCCCATTCTAATGATCCTTGGATCTGTCAGCTTCTTCTTTTGTTAAAGAAGTTGAATGCCTTGAAGAAAAAGGTCCTCGGAATTTGCTTCGGCCACCAG GTTTTGTGCCGTGCATTGGGGGGAAAGACTGGGAGGGCCCACTCAGGCTGGGACATTGGAATCACGACCATACACGTTTCGCAATCCACAAAAGCCTTCTCATCTTTAAAGATCCCATCAACGTTATCGGTGATCGAATGCCACCGAGATGAG GTCCGGGAGCTTCCATCAAAGGCTGAAGTGATCGGATGGTCAGAAAAGACTGGGATCGAAATGTTCAAGTATGGGGACCACATGATGGGCATCCAGGGCCATCCTGAGTACACCATGGACATTCTTTTGCACCTCATTGACCGTCTTGTCCAACATAATTTGATCATG GAAACATATGGCAAGGAGTTGAAGGTTAAAGTGGAAAAAGGAGAGCCAAATAGAGAGGCATGA